One part of the Humulus lupulus chromosome 9, drHumLupu1.1, whole genome shotgun sequence genome encodes these proteins:
- the LOC133799900 gene encoding uncharacterized protein LOC133799900 yields MEDYETVALTEECSAIIQKKLPQKLRNRSSFTIPCTVGNFHCERALCDLGASINLMPLFIFRRLSLGEARPTTVTLQLSDRSLTYPRGIIEDILVKVGKFVFLADFIVLDMEEDEDVPIILERPFLVTSQALIDVQKGELRLRVQGDDVVFNVFKALKYPRASDSFFSVNVIEEQLSTRKLIEDSLEMSLISQGVEDCDGIEVIEYVNWLNSAGPI; encoded by the coding sequence atggaggattatgaaactGTGGCATTGACAGAAGAGTGCAGTGCAATAATTCAAaagaaacttcctcaaaagttgAGAAATCGAAGCAGCTTCACTATACCTTGTACCGTTGGGAATTTTCATTGTGAGAGGGCTTTATGTGATCTAGGTGCAAGCATTAATCTAATGCCACTGTTCATATTTAGAAGACTCagtttgggggaagctagacccACTACGGTTACTCTACAACTGTCCGACCGTTCATTGACATACCCCCGAGGGATTATCGAAGACATTCTAGTCAAAGTGGGAAAATTCGTCTTTCTTGCTGATTTTattgttcttgatatggaggaagatgaagatgTTCCAATTATTTTGGAAAGACCATTTTTAGTCACCAGTCAAGccttgatagatgttcaaaaagGAGAGTTGAGGCTAAGAGTGCAGGGTGATGATGTTGTATTTAATGTGTTCAAGGCTTTGAAGTATCCTAGAGCAAGTGATAGTTTCTTTAGTGTGAATGTAATTGAGGAACAATTGTCAACGAGAAAACTTATTGAAGATTCGCTTGAGATGAGCCTTATTTCACAAGGAGTGGAAGACTGTGATGGCATTGAGGTTATTGAATATGTAAATTGGCTAAATTCTGCTGGACCTATTTAA